DNA sequence from the Caulobacter segnis genome:
GACCGAGACGCCGGCCAGCACCGCGAAGGCGCGCAGGATCTTGTCGTCCGACAGGGTCCAGGCCATGCCGCCGGCCCACAGGAAGGGCACCATCAGCCCGCCGATGACCATGCGGCTCTGGATCTGGCCGGGCGCGCAGATGGCGACGGCCAGGCCGCAGCCCAGGGCGGCGATCCCGGCCAGGGGACCGGCGAGAAAGCCGCGCAGCCAGCCGCGCCAGACCACGCGGCGGCGGTCCGAGGGCTCGGGCGCCAGTTCGCGCTGGGCCTTCTTCCTGGCGTCACGGCGCTCGACGCCGGCGGCGACCAGGGCCAGGGCGACGGTCGAGCCGATCGCCAGGATCACGAACGGGCCGCGCGCCGGGCCCATCAGCGGGACCGAGACGGCGATGGCCAGGACCAGCAGGCTCCAACCGCCCAGGATGAACCACGGACGGTTGGGGCCGGGGGCGTCCCACGCGCGCTTCAACAGCCAGGCCCCCGCCAGCGGCAAGGGCGCCAGGACCAGGCCCCACAGCGCGCTGTCGAGGGCGCTCACCAGCGGGTCTCCAGGGTCAGGCCGACGATGCGCGGCTCGCTCAGCAGGGCCACGCCGACGTCGGCGCGGCTGTACTGGCTGTAGGTCGCGTTCAGCAGGTTCTTGCCGTAGACGTACGCGCCCCAGTGCTCGCGCTCGTAGCCGAAGCGGCCGTTGAACAGCAGGCGCGACTTGACCGTGCCGTCCTGCGACTGGTCGATCCCTGCCTCGGAATAGGCCTTGGCGCGGTAGTTGCCGTCCAGGTGGGCGATGAAGCCGTTGTCCCAGCGATAGTCGGCGCCGGCCGCCAGGGTCCAGTGCGGCGCGTAGGGGAACTCCGAGCCCGACAGGTTGCGTGTGTCCGTGCCGCTGGCGACGGTGAAGTCGTCGAACTTGGTCCGGCTGTAGCCCAGAGAGGCGTACCAGGACAGTTGCGGGTTCACCCGCTGGGCGACCTCGGCCTCGAAGCCGTAGAGGTGCGACTTGCCGGCGTTCTCGACCTGGAAGTCGTAGCTGTTGAGACCCAGGTTCACCGTGACCTGCTGGTCCGTCCAGTCGACATAGAAGGCGTTGGCGTTGACCGTCAGGCTGCCGTCCAGCCAGGCCGTGCGCAGCGAGGCCTCGTAGTTCCAAGTGTATTCCGGATCGTAGGCGACCACGGTCGATCGCGCCTGGTTCACGGTCGAGCCGCCGGAGCGGTAGCCGCGCTGGGCCGTCAGGCTCGTGCTGATGTCCGGCGTCCAGGCGTACTTCAGCCCGACCTTGGGCAGGAAGGCGTTGAAGGTGCGAGTGTCGGCGGGGGCGTTGGAGCCGGCCTGGGCGACCATGTTGGCCACGAAGGCGTTCACCTGGGTCACGTAGGGCGCGTAGGCGCCGAAGGCGGCCGGGCTGGGATAGGTCCCTGTGAAGGTCGCGACCTGGGTCGTGGCGACGGTGTTCTTCTCGTGGTCGTAGCGGAAGCCGCCCAGCAGGCTCAGCTTGTCCGTCAGGGCGAAACTGGCGTCGGCGAAGATGGCGCTGGTCGTGATCTGGTTGGGCTGGTCGCCGGCGTAGCTGACCGGCACGACCGGCAGGGCCGCGATGTAGAGGTTGGCGAAGGCGTTGGCCTGGGCCGCGGCGGCGGCCTGCTGGGCGGCCGTGGGCGACGGCGCGCCGGCCAGCAGGGTCGAGGTCAGCACGCTGACCAGGGTGGCGCGCGGGAAGGCGACATTGACCTGGCTGGCCAGGAAGTCCTGGCTGTCGCGCTTGGAATGCCACAGGCCGATCAGGCCCTTCAGCCGTTCGCCCTCATAGTTCAGGCGCAGTTCCTGAGAGGTCGTGTCGGTGTCCTGGTTGTGCTGGCCATACGAACTGCGTGCGGGCAGGAAGTCGATGTCGTAGGTCGCGTCGGTCTTGACCGTGTTGAACGAGGCGATGGCGTTCAGGGTCAGCTTGTCGCTGAGCGCGTACGAGACGTCCGCCGTGATGATGTCGGTCTTGGCCTTGGTGCGGGTGGGGTCGCCCGACAGGTCGGTGCGGTGCTTGTAGTAGTCGGGCCGGTCGACGCGCGAATAGGTGAACTGGTAGCCCGCGTCGCGATCGTTGTGGGCCACGGTCAGCATTGCCCGCAGGCCCGGCAGGGCGGTGGGCGTGAACAGCAGCTTGCCCCGGATGTACAGGTTGTCGACCGCGTCGATGTCCCGCTTCAGGGTCGGATTGTAGATGAACCCGTCGCTGTCCTTCTTCTCGGCCGCCAAACGGAAGGCCAGCTGATCCTGGACAATCGGACCGCTGACGGCCAGGGCGAAGGTGCGCTCGTCGCCGCTGGCGATGCTGACCCGGGCGCGGCCCTGGAAGGTCTGGGTCGGGTTGGCCGAGGTGATGATCACCGCGCCGGCCAGGGAGTTGCGGCCCTGCAGGGTCGATTGCGGTCCGCGCAGAACCTCGACCTGGCCGATGTCCCACATCTCCAGCGGGCCGCTGTAGGTGGCCTCCTGCGGCAGGGCCGCGCCGTCGACATAGATGGTGGACAGGCCGCCGGTGCCGCCGCCCGAGACGTTGCTGCTGCTGACGCCGCGGATCGTGAAGCCGGTCTTGCCGTAGGTCTCGCTCATGTTCGCCGTGCGGGCGACCACGTCGTAGAAGGTCTGGATGTTCTCGCGTTCGATCTTGGCGGCGGTGGTCACCGCGACGCTGGTGACCGTCTGCTGCAGGCCGCGATTGCTCTTCTCGCCGGTGACGACCACGGCCTCGACGGCGTTGACCTGATCCTCGGCCGCCATCGGCGCGGTCTCGGCCGCCCAGGCGCCGTGCGCCGAAAACAGCCCCAGCGCGCTCGCCGCCAGCAACATCCGCTTCATCAAACAATCCCCGCCACAAAACCTGTGGGAGGGCGCTTACTTTGGCTTGATTATGCGAGTCAATCTCATTCGCATAATCGCGAGGCGTGGCGCTCTACAAATAGCGCATCCACGGCCAGGGGCTGGCGCGTTTGACGGGACCGAACCAGCGACAGGCGAACCAGCAAGGGATCGCGACCAGGACCGCCAGCAGCCAGATCGCGCCGACGCCGGGCAGGGCCCAGGTTTCGCCCTGGTTGGGACCGAATGCGGCGCGCGCCGCCAGCTGCAGCAGGTGCAGGCCGTAGAGGTGGATCAGGTAGAAGAACAGCGGCGCACCGCCCAGCACCGCCAGCATCTCGACCAGGCGGGCGGGGGCCTTCTCCAGCGCCGCCAGCAGCAGGGCGCCGACGCCCAGGGTCAGCAGCAGGAAGTCGGCGGACGGCGGGTACTTGGTGAAGTTCAGCCAACTCATGACGGTCTGGGTGGCGCTGGGGCCGACGCTCCAGGCGAGCGGTTCGCCGTAGAGGTTCACGGTTCGCAGCACGCAGAGCAGCGCCAGCATGAAGACGCCGCTC
Encoded proteins:
- a CDS encoding TonB-dependent receptor, which gives rise to MKRMLLAASALGLFSAHGAWAAETAPMAAEDQVNAVEAVVVTGEKSNRGLQQTVTSVAVTTAAKIERENIQTFYDVVARTANMSETYGKTGFTIRGVSSSNVSGGGTGGLSTIYVDGAALPQEATYSGPLEMWDIGQVEVLRGPQSTLQGRNSLAGAVIITSANPTQTFQGRARVSIASGDERTFALAVSGPIVQDQLAFRLAAEKKDSDGFIYNPTLKRDIDAVDNLYIRGKLLFTPTALPGLRAMLTVAHNDRDAGYQFTYSRVDRPDYYKHRTDLSGDPTRTKAKTDIITADVSYALSDKLTLNAIASFNTVKTDATYDIDFLPARSSYGQHNQDTDTTSQELRLNYEGERLKGLIGLWHSKRDSQDFLASQVNVAFPRATLVSVLTSTLLAGAPSPTAAQQAAAAAQANAFANLYIAALPVVPVSYAGDQPNQITTSAIFADASFALTDKLSLLGGFRYDHEKNTVATTQVATFTGTYPSPAAFGAYAPYVTQVNAFVANMVAQAGSNAPADTRTFNAFLPKVGLKYAWTPDISTSLTAQRGYRSGGSTVNQARSTVVAYDPEYTWNYEASLRTAWLDGSLTVNANAFYVDWTDQQVTVNLGLNSYDFQVENAGKSHLYGFEAEVAQRVNPQLSWYASLGYSRTKFDDFTVASGTDTRNLSGSEFPYAPHWTLAAGADYRWDNGFIAHLDGNYRAKAYSEAGIDQSQDGTVKSRLLFNGRFGYEREHWGAYVYGKNLLNATYSQYSRADVGVALLSEPRIVGLTLETRW